The Ignicoccus islandicus DSM 13165 sequence CCGGTTTCAATTGACTATGGCAGTATGGGCATCTACCACCTAGTTTCTTGTATTCGTCTGCGCAGAAGTAGACTCCGAGTTTAGGAGTGCACTTAGGACATTCATACACGGGCTCCTTAGTAACGTCGGCGTACCTAGCAGTTATTGCGCATCTAACAGTAACCCAGCCTTTATGTCCTTGAGCGTTTACCCCGTAAACTCCTCCATACGACATTTTCCAACCCGAGGAGAGGAGTGAGGGTAGCTTAATAATAGTTTCAACATTTTAGTCTTCCTCTGTAGTCCCACTCGGGTATGTAGTTAGTGCTTACAGTGATTGTTAGAAGCAAGAGAGACGCGGACGCATTGAGAAACATGATTAAGAACTATAGGAGCGATTGGGGAATTGAAGTAGAGACTTTGAAAGGTAAGAGAGGTACTGACGTTATAGATGCCGTGAAGGAGCTCGTCTCTGATAACAAGTTCTATTTGGTTTTACTAGGTCGCGAAGAGGCGGACGTAATTAAAGAGCTCTCCGACTCGACTCCCCCTAATGTTATCGTTCACGGAATCAGAAAAAAGAGAATAAGGAACACTCGCTTAAGTGAACTCAATTGGGAACTAGAGGTAGCCAAGAGTCAACCGAGATTGTGGATTGAGTGGAGCGGAGATACGCCATTTATAGCTAAGAAGTACGTAAGAGGAGAGCCTGGAACGGACGTCTTCTTGGGCTGGGGTCTCTGGTGGAAGACCTTAGGCTTAGGAGAGCCTTCACACAAAGGTTTCCTAGTAAAGAAAAGCGCGGACGGGGTCCACACAGTAATAGCTGGTGGTAGAGCAGTAGCTCTCACCGAAATAACTGACAATAGAATACCTCAAACCGTTCTGCTAGGCGAAGTAAGAGGCTTCGAGCTTAAGGAGTTCGCTAACTTGTCGCGTAACGTAATACGCAGCTTCGTAAGAGGAACAGCTAAGCTGTTCGAAGGATGTGAGAAAGCCATAGTTCCTTGGAGCGGTGGTAAGGATAGTACGGCCGCTTTGCTAATAGCTAAGGAATACTGTGACGAAGTCGAAGCAATATACGTTGATACAGGAGTTGACATGGGTTTGAACAAGTACTACATCGAAAAAATTGCCAACGAAATGAACGTGAATTACGAAGTAGTTAGAGCTCCTGTTAAAGAGAATATAATGGAACTGGGATTTCCTTCTCGTGACAATAGATGGTGCACTGGATTGAAAATAAAGGCGCTGGAAGATGCAATAAAGAGGAGAGGCAAGGTCAAAGTCGTAGTAGGAGATCGCGATGCCGAGTCCATCTCTAGGTCCCGAAGGTGGTTTGAGAGGGAGTGGGAAGGGGTTGCAGAGGTCCTCGCTCCCCTGAAGCTTTGGAGCGGTGCAATGGTTTTAGCTTACTTACTAAGCGAGAATGTACTTCCTAATCCGCTCTATGCTCTAGGCTTCTATAGACTCGGTTGCTACGTTTGCCCGTTCCTTAGGGCGTACGAAAGGAAGTTATTAAGGGAGGTAAGGGCAGCTAAAATAGGTGCCGACGAGGACCTCTTAAACCAGTTCTTGGGGAGGCACGAAGGCTATGACTTGGGGATGTAAGGCTTTCAAGGAGAAGATACTTACTAAATTGAATCAGATGAGCCTAGATCTTGCAAGAGAGGGCTCGCGGAACAACGTTCAATTAATTGAAGTCATTAGAGACTTGGGTGACCAAGTAGATCCTTCCGTTCCTTGCTCCCTCAGGAGCTGGGAATTTTGGAGGAAGGCATACCTCGAATTACGTAACGCGAATTCGGACGAAAACGAAGCTCGAAAGTTAAGAGCGCTCGTCGAGTACCTCAACGAAGTCAACGCGTTCGACATTAAATGGATCTCTGTAGTGAATTTAGTATCCTTAATAACTCTAACCACTACGGTTCTCCTCACAGGACCTTCGATACCCAGTTACTTGGGCTTAGTAGCACTATTAATGAGTAAGATCTATCCCCTTGAGACTCTTATATTTTCATCCACAATCATACCAACTTCCATATTAATTCATAACATTGAAATGTATCCCCTCGCCTCAATTATCGCTCTCTTAAACGCGTTCTCGATCTTTGGAGTGTTCGGAGAGAAGCCGAAATATAGGGAAGTGAAGACAACGCAGAAACTCGAAATTAAAGTAAGTGAAGATGAGATCTTAACTATGCTCAAGCAAGTATACGGTAAAGAAGCAAAGGACATACTTGACTTCCTAGTGACTCAGCTAATAGTAGAGGGCTACACTAAGGATGAAGCGCTATCTGAGATATGGAGGAGGTTAACTGGAGAGGAGACCTCAAGAGGACATGAGAGCAGCACAGAGGTCTCTCATGCTTAGTATTCCTAGAACTCTGTTTCCTTGAACTACCACTAGGTGCCTTACGCCGTTGTCCAACATCATTTTCAAAGCCTCTTCTACCGTAACGTCGGGAGTTATCGTTATGACTTCTGACCATGGGGTCATGTAGTACTTTACCTTAGCCCTACTCGGATCAGCACCTAACGCCAATGCTGCGATGATGTCCCTCTCTGTGATAAGACCAACGACCTTTCCACCTTCGGCCGTTACCAAGAGCGCACCAATAGCGTTCTCGTGCATTCTCTCTGCTGCTTCGCCTAAAGTCGCATCTCCATCTATTGAGATAATTAGTCTTTCCCTTCCGAAATATTTCTCAACGGAACTCATGCTCTTCACCGCCCATTCGAGATCTGGAACGGTTTAATTATAAAGGGCTACTTAGCTCATTTATCTTAATTCTATTTATTATGGAATACGAAGCGATCGAAAATAGGAACCTCGGTGCCGGGGTTGATGGTCATTGGGTTGCGAGGAGCCCCCTCCCCAGCGGCCATTCCGAGCCTCACAGGCCCTTCACTTAACTATACCCCAACCAGCGAGCCTCCATCTATTCCCTATCCTCCTGTTGAAAGCCACTCTAGCTCCCTTCCACGCGACCACTGGTCTCTGTAATTTTACGCTCATCTCATCCTTAGTTATTGAAGTTACGACTCCAACAGTAATTGCAGTTCCTACTGTAATCATTAGCGGTTCGCCTCTTCTCGGTGGCGTTATTTTAGTTTCTTTTTGGAATCCAACGACTCTCTCTAGTAAGTGGTACTCCATGGTTAATTCATTGAAAACTGGGGGTAGTTCGCCGGGCCTGCCTACTACACTGCCTACTAGGGCGTCTGCCTTAGTTAGGGATGGATCCAACTTGGTACCTATGGCAACTAGGCCTCCTGGTAACGCCTCCTCTACTTCAACGTTTCCAAATCTCAAACTAACTACTTCGCTTTCTAAGGGAACGTATTCGATCTTGGTTCCACTTCGTACGGGGTATCCCGGTCTTATCTCAATTTTGTCACCTATCCTTAATTTGCCTCTTATAAGTGAACCACCGACAACGCCTCCTACAAGCTTTTCGGGCGGGGTACCGGGCTTGTTTACGTCGAAGCTCCTCGCTATCCACATCAAAGGAGGTGACTCCAAGTCCCTCGGCGGAGTTGGAATCTCTTCTTCGATAGCCTCAAGCAATGCGTCGATGTTTACCTTGTGAAGGGCACTTACGGGCACTATTACGGCGTCCTCTGCCCACGTTCCCTTTAAGAACTCC is a genomic window containing:
- a CDS encoding phosphoadenosine phosphosulfate reductase family protein → MLTVIVRSKRDADALRNMIKNYRSDWGIEVETLKGKRGTDVIDAVKELVSDNKFYLVLLGREEADVIKELSDSTPPNVIVHGIRKKRIRNTRLSELNWELEVAKSQPRLWIEWSGDTPFIAKKYVRGEPGTDVFLGWGLWWKTLGLGEPSHKGFLVKKSADGVHTVIAGGRAVALTEITDNRIPQTVLLGEVRGFELKEFANLSRNVIRSFVRGTAKLFEGCEKAIVPWSGGKDSTAALLIAKEYCDEVEAIYVDTGVDMGLNKYYIEKIANEMNVNYEVVRAPVKENIMELGFPSRDNRWCTGLKIKALEDAIKRRGKVKVVVGDRDAESISRSRRWFEREWEGVAEVLAPLKLWSGAMVLAYLLSENVLPNPLYALGFYRLGCYVCPFLRAYERKLLREVRAAKIGADEDLLNQFLGRHEGYDLGM
- a CDS encoding CBS domain-containing protein → MSSVEKYFGRERLIISIDGDATLGEAAERMHENAIGALLVTAEGGKVVGLITERDIIAALALGADPSRAKVKYYMTPWSEVITITPDVTVEEALKMMLDNGVRHLVVVQGNRVLGILSMRDLCAALMSS
- a CDS encoding translation initiation factor IF-2 subunit gamma encodes the protein MKGSKDVQPEVNIGVVGHVDHGKTTLVQALTGVWTARHSEELKRGMTIKLGYADGDIYKCTNCPEPDAYSPEPKCPRCPKGSVPQLLRRVSYVDAPGHEVLMATMLSGSSLMDGALLVIAANEPCPQPQTLEHFMALSIVGIKRLVVVQNKIDVVTKEEALKNYQQIKEFLKGTWAEDAVIVPVSALHKVNIDALLEAIEEEIPTPPRDLESPPLMWIARSFDVNKPGTPPEKLVGGVVGGSLIRGKLRIGDKIEIRPGYPVRSGTKIEYVPLESEVVSLRFGNVEVEEALPGGLVAIGTKLDPSLTKADALVGSVVGRPGELPPVFNELTMEYHLLERVVGFQKETKITPPRRGEPLMITVGTAITVGVVTSITKDEMSVKLQRPVVAWKGARVAFNRRIGNRWRLAGWGIVK